A region of Marnyiella aurantia DNA encodes the following proteins:
- a CDS encoding TonB-dependent receptor — MNKKVQIISLLFLGISQVAFSQIKEEKLILDRKREPEVRKIEKKKTSVETIKNYPPEEKSQNPVNYNLTNVPAASDFATSTIEGEDISPQLGSDYQDNYLQFGMGNFGKVLFDGSVSYILESKTEVGTDAHVLSTSGLKGDYPWDSNSSRVDLGAFLNSYGEKGKFNATAGFGSHDYNYYGIYALQPDANTNLKQQVQNITLNGYYDHYSNEILNDIRLKTSFLSDKFDAKETYGGLDLNLSKHGMNFPLEGVKLHADLGLGLETLDTAFELLSQNNSNFIEGYAEPKLSFYRGKSYLMIGSGFSFLNSKTQNNLLAESTSRSKTYWFPRAEIFFAGSEMANLYLGVDGGLQHNSYASMLQENPYLVSDQVIRPTETKYRVYFGIRGDISQDLKYDVSAGFAKVNDILFYRSNGLFTPENTLNRPAYDFANTFSATYDNGSVNEVKASLQYFPLENLVLDGNVNYNFYRLNNFEDILNKPLIRAELGAKYTLLDKKLLLGFKGLFAGEQKTNYFAVEQDPLVPDNFEVTEFMDGKVKGFADLNLSAEYKAHRNVSVFVMGNNLLNNSYESHNAYRVLGAQFLAGLKVTF; from the coding sequence ATGAATAAGAAAGTTCAAATTATATCCCTTTTGTTTTTGGGAATCTCACAGGTCGCTTTCTCTCAGATCAAAGAGGAAAAACTAATTCTGGACCGCAAACGCGAGCCGGAAGTCAGAAAGATAGAGAAGAAGAAAACTTCTGTAGAAACCATTAAAAACTATCCGCCGGAGGAAAAATCCCAGAATCCCGTCAACTATAACCTGACTAACGTGCCTGCCGCGTCAGATTTTGCGACTTCTACTATTGAGGGCGAAGATATCTCCCCACAATTAGGTTCCGATTATCAGGACAACTATCTGCAGTTCGGAATGGGAAATTTTGGGAAAGTACTTTTCGACGGTAGTGTTTCCTACATCCTGGAAAGTAAAACCGAAGTTGGTACAGATGCGCATGTACTTTCTACAAGCGGTCTAAAAGGTGACTATCCGTGGGACAGCAATTCCAGTCGGGTGGATTTGGGCGCATTCCTGAATTCTTATGGCGAAAAAGGAAAATTCAACGCAACTGCGGGTTTTGGCTCACATGATTATAATTACTACGGTATTTATGCGCTGCAGCCTGATGCAAATACCAACCTGAAACAGCAGGTTCAGAATATAACCCTTAACGGTTACTACGACCATTATTCCAATGAAATCCTGAACGATATCAGGCTGAAAACCTCTTTCCTTTCTGATAAATTTGATGCGAAGGAAACATATGGTGGTTTGGATCTGAATCTGTCCAAGCACGGTATGAATTTCCCGCTGGAGGGTGTGAAACTGCATGCAGACCTGGGCCTTGGACTGGAAACACTTGATACTGCTTTTGAGTTACTTAGCCAGAACAACTCAAATTTCATTGAAGGATATGCGGAACCGAAATTATCGTTTTACCGGGGGAAAAGTTACCTGATGATTGGCTCAGGTTTCAGTTTTCTTAATTCGAAAACACAGAACAACCTGCTGGCCGAATCTACCTCCCGAAGTAAAACCTATTGGTTTCCCAGGGCTGAGATTTTTTTTGCAGGCTCGGAGATGGCCAATCTCTATCTGGGTGTAGACGGCGGACTTCAACACAACTCGTATGCCTCTATGCTTCAGGAAAATCCTTACCTGGTTTCAGATCAGGTCATCCGACCGACCGAAACAAAGTATAGAGTCTATTTCGGAATCCGTGGTGATATCAGCCAGGATTTGAAGTACGACGTGTCCGCGGGCTTTGCGAAGGTAAACGATATTCTTTTCTACAGAAGCAATGGTCTGTTTACACCCGAAAATACCCTGAACCGTCCTGCTTATGATTTTGCCAATACTTTTTCCGCAACCTATGATAATGGGTCTGTAAATGAGGTAAAAGCATCGTTGCAGTACTTTCCGCTGGAAAACCTGGTACTGGATGGCAATGTGAACTATAACTTCTACCGACTGAATAATTTCGAGGATATCCTGAATAAGCCATTGATCCGTGCAGAGTTGGGTGCTAAATACACGCTTCTAGACAAAAAACTGTTACTGGGTTTCAAGGGTTTATTTGCAGGTGAGCAGAAGACAAACTACTTTGCTGTTGAGCAGGATCCTCTGGTGCCAGACAATTTTGAAGTTACAGAATTTATGGACGGTAAAGTAAAAGGTTTCGCAGATCTGAATCTGTCTGCAGAATATAAAGCGCACCGCAATGTAAGTGTTTTCGTTATGGGTAATAACCTTCTGAACAACAGTTATGAAAGCCACAATGCTTACCGGGTTCTTGGCGCACAATTCCTTGCAGGACTAAAAGTGACTTTCTAA
- a CDS encoding DUF1569 domain-containing protein: MEDVFSAKDAQNYIERINKLTPDSERQWGKMTVDQVLAHMNVPYSFIFEADKQKKTGMIAKFLLKNFVKPKVVNDIPYKQSIPTSPVFIISGERDFEAEKKKLIGNIQRVQQLGREAFEGKENSSFGKLTAQEWNNMLAKHLNHHLQQFGV, from the coding sequence ATGGAAGATGTGTTTAGCGCAAAGGACGCTCAGAATTATATTGAAAGGATTAACAAACTTACTCCGGATTCAGAAAGGCAATGGGGTAAAATGACGGTAGATCAGGTTTTGGCACATATGAATGTTCCTTATTCATTCATCTTCGAAGCCGATAAACAGAAAAAAACAGGGATGATCGCAAAATTTCTGCTTAAGAATTTTGTGAAGCCGAAGGTGGTAAATGATATTCCTTATAAGCAAAGCATTCCTACCAGTCCAGTTTTTATTATCTCCGGCGAACGTGATTTTGAAGCGGAGAAGAAGAAACTGATTGGTAATATCCAGCGTGTGCAGCAGTTGGGTCGCGAGGCGTTTGAAGGTAAGGAGAACTCCAGTTTCGGAAAACTTACTGCTCAGGAGTGGAATAATATGCTGGCAAAACATCTTAATCATCATTTGCAACAGTTTGGTGTTTAA